Part of the Kitasatospora sp. NBC_00374 genome is shown below.
GTGCACAGCACCACCGCGCCGACCCGGGTCGCGCTGGGCGGGCGGGCGCTGCCGAAGCACGCTTCCAAGGCCGCCTTCGACGCCGCCGCCGAAGGCTGGTGGTACGACCCGGCGGACCGCACCGGCGTGGTCGACGTCAAGACGGCCGCGCTGTCCACCTCGGCCGCCTTCCAGCTGGTGCTGGACGGCGCGAGCGCGGTCGGCGGCGGCAGCACCCCGCCCGACCCGGGCGGCCCGCGGGCCGACAGCTGGGCGAGCGACCTGACCTGGCTGAGCTCGGCGAACGGCTGGGGCCCGGCCGAGCGTGACCGCAGCAACGGCGAGCAGGGGGCGGCCGACGGCCGGCCGATCACCCTCAACGGCACCGTGTTCCCGAAGGGGATCGGCGCGCACGCCGCGTCCGACATCGAGATCCTGACCGGCGGTCACTGTTCCTCCTTCACCGCGACGGTCGGCATCGACGACGAGATCAGCGGGTACGGCGACGTCACCTTCTCGGTCCGGGCCGACGGGGCGACCCTGTGGACCTCGCCGACGCTCGGCTCCCAGTCGGCCCCGCTCGCGGTGGACGTCCCGCTCGGCGGGGCGCAGCGGGTGCACCTGGTGGTGACCGGCGTCGGTACGGCCACCGGCGACCACGGCGACTGGGGGGCGGCCCGCTTCCACTGTTCCTGAGCCTGCGCGGACTCGGACAGCGAACCGTCCGAACGGCAGTAGATCCGAGCAATGGCGGCCATTTCCGATCACGGGAATGGCCGCCACTCAATTCGCCGCCTCCCCGGGATTCAATTGGAGAAACCTTCATGAATCGGCGCACCGACGTGCGGCCGGAGCGGCTTTCGCACGGCACACAAGATCAGCACACCATCCTGACCAGCCAACTTCGGACAACTTTCGGAGCCGTCCGCCGACTCCGGGTAACCTCTGGCACGTGCCAGTCAGAATCGAATCCACCGACCCCCCGATTACCTCCGCCCGGGACGGAAGCGGAACCGCCATCGAGTCGGGGTGGCCGCCGATCAGCAGACGGCACGCCATGGCCTTCGGGTTCACCGGCCTCGGCTACCTCCTGGTGGTGGTCGGAATCCTCTGCGACACCACCCTGGTCGACCTCGACTGGTCGTTCCAGCAGCTCCAGCCCTACCGGCGCTGGCCCGAGCTGGAGCCGTACCTGGACGTCTGGGTGGTGGCCGGACAGCGCGGGCCGACCGCGATCGCCGCCTGCCTGTGGCTCGGCTGGCGCTCGTACCGGACGGGGACGATGCGGCCGCTGCTGGTGATGGGCACGGCACTGCTGCTGCTCAACATCACGGTCGGCGCAGTCAAGATCGTGACGGGCCGGCTCGGTCCGCA
Proteins encoded:
- a CDS encoding phosphatase PAP2 family protein; this translates as MAFGFTGLGYLLVVVGILCDTTLVDLDWSFQQLQPYRRWPELEPYLDVWVVAGQRGPTAIAACLWLGWRSYRTGTMRPLLVMGTALLLLNITVGAVKIVTGRLGPHYAHYVGSPELFSGGNIFPSGHTANAVVTWGVLAYLATRGRRTGAVLAGATAVSIGLTTVYLGTHWLSDVLAGWAAGLLVLLALPPAEPLIAGLDTRIARMRRGD